One Papaver somniferum cultivar HN1 chromosome 10, ASM357369v1, whole genome shotgun sequence genomic window carries:
- the LOC113318637 gene encoding uncharacterized protein LOC113318637, translated as MDHPGATPSPSSEDTEVSVSTEMTMVSEAVVVAEVEEVVVGDLPPPPPYYELQRLSLRDNDGYSHLTLIEITESSYLDHGKCWAYTPFLMTDPWFLGSATADPSVPRTAFSLPMKRDGHQPWFSNPTTSHESSPASSAGTAP; from the exons ATGGATCATCCTGGTGCTACGCCATCTCCATCATCTGAGGATACTGAGGTATCTGTGAGTACTGAGATGACTATGGTGTCTGAGGCTGTTGTGGTCGCAGaggtagaagaagttgttgttggggatcttccacctcctccgcCTTATTATGAGCTGCAAAGGCTGTCACTTCGTGACAACGATGGCTACTCCCATCTGACCTTAATTGAGATTACCGAATCTTCTTATCTTGATCACGGTAAATGTTGGGCGTATACTCCCTTTCTTATGACTGATCCATGGTTTTTAGGCTCTGCTACCGCGGACCCCAGCGTTCCTCGTACTGCCTTTTCTTTGCCTATGAAACGTGACGGGCACCAGCCTTGGTTTTCCAACCCTACCACTTCTCACGAG TCTTCCCCTGCTTCGTCTGCTGGGACTGCTCCGTGA